One Paracholeplasma manati DNA segment encodes these proteins:
- a CDS encoding diguanylate cyclase domain-containing protein translates to MHEFLLILLVVVGFMTFIPVVNLFKSSREAKYRCLKLLMLTTFIWTVLIFIERISSVPFVVYHAHLLGYPMKFMVMVFSLCTIYDYVEEKLPKAILIALMMLGIVEVILAFTNNLYPWFVRLSLEEMTVFSDLYFADKGPLYLYHLIFSYAVMVYAIIALFYYVMKKKDTIRSYEAVTKTIIIAVIVVLALNFIDLLFIDTDIDLTYVSLAFGTFILYRVIYTNDMIFNLLTSGRGKILSNMRELYILTDSDKRIVEFSELLTTKYGVKPTDYVGKKLDFLYEGLKDQIVFYRNYEVDVEVAQNKDHYHVRERKFYIQKNHYGYMILLYDETQVFKLLRELNQLSNFDAMTGLNNRNYIENKLKVYNNQPNLGAISLDLNGLKVNNDYLGHERGDFLLKAVSSKIKQVMSTLEKKEIARIGGDEFLILIPNTSESKLIEIKDHILSICENTNIMDKISVSIGLAFDSSGDQLIYDLIKKADESMYQMKNETSTEYTKAIIDFVKKKAEFIR, encoded by the coding sequence ATGCATGAATTCTTATTGATATTGTTGGTTGTAGTTGGGTTTATGACATTCATCCCAGTGGTGAATCTATTTAAAAGCAGCCGTGAAGCAAAATACCGCTGTTTAAAACTATTGATGCTCACAACCTTCATCTGGACGGTACTCATTTTCATCGAACGTATTTCATCGGTGCCATTTGTTGTGTACCATGCCCATTTACTTGGTTACCCAATGAAATTTATGGTGATGGTATTTTCATTGTGTACCATTTATGATTATGTAGAAGAGAAGTTACCAAAGGCGATATTAATCGCTTTAATGATGCTGGGTATTGTAGAAGTCATCTTGGCTTTCACCAATAACCTATACCCGTGGTTTGTTCGACTATCACTGGAAGAAATGACTGTATTTTCAGACCTCTATTTCGCAGATAAAGGGCCGTTATACCTATATCATCTCATCTTCAGTTACGCTGTGATGGTCTACGCCATCATCGCGCTATTCTATTACGTGATGAAGAAGAAGGATACCATTCGCAGTTATGAAGCAGTCACGAAAACCATCATCATCGCGGTGATTGTGGTATTGGCCCTAAACTTCATTGACCTATTATTTATAGATACCGATATTGACTTGACGTATGTATCTCTCGCATTTGGTACATTCATCTTGTACCGTGTGATTTATACCAATGATATGATTTTCAACCTCTTAACGAGTGGACGAGGGAAAATCTTATCGAATATGCGTGAGTTGTATATTTTAACCGATTCAGATAAAAGAATCGTTGAATTCAGTGAACTATTAACGACCAAGTATGGTGTTAAACCAACGGATTATGTCGGTAAAAAACTGGATTTCTTGTATGAAGGGTTAAAGGACCAAATTGTCTTTTATCGAAACTATGAGGTCGATGTTGAGGTCGCACAAAACAAAGACCACTATCATGTCAGAGAACGTAAATTCTATATACAGAAGAATCACTATGGATATATGATTCTGTTGTATGATGAAACCCAAGTATTCAAGCTTTTAAGAGAACTCAATCAATTGTCTAACTTTGACGCGATGACGGGATTAAATAACCGCAATTACATCGAAAATAAGCTTAAGGTTTATAATAACCAACCGAATTTAGGTGCCATTTCTTTAGATTTAAATGGACTTAAAGTGAACAATGACTATTTGGGACATGAACGCGGTGATTTCCTGTTAAAAGCAGTGTCGTCCAAAATCAAACAAGTCATGTCTACACTCGAGAAAAAAGAAATCGCCCGTATTGGGGGCGATGAATTCTTGATTTTGATTCCAAACACGTCTGAATCCAAATTGATTGAAATAAAAGATCATATATTATCCATATGTGAGAATACCAACATCATGGATAAAATCAGTGTATCGATTGGTTTGGCATTTGATTCAAGCGGTGATCAGTTGATTTATGACTTAATCAAAAAAGCCGATGAATCGATGTATCAAATGAAAAATGAAACCAGTACAGAATATACCAAAGCAATTATTGATTTTGTAAAAAAGAAAGCAGAATTCATTCGATAA
- the pdhA gene encoding pyruvate dehydrogenase (acetyl-transferring) E1 component subunit alpha yields MLFDVYDPLKKKMFQILDQEGAVLNAKDEPNIPKDVLLKMYETMTLGRIADLKAVQFQRQGRLLTYAPNVGQEAAQIGPMAASTDRDWLVLAFREFNAMLYKGVTLEQYFLYWFGNEKGSHFNEGVKVLPVNIPIGSQISHAAGLAYAAKIQKKDEVAFVYIGDGGTSHGEFHEGLNFGAVYSAPMIVVIQNNQWAISTPRAKATKAETLAQKAIAYGIPGIQVDGNDVLAMYVAAQEAIKLAKSGKGPVLIEAVTYRIGAHTTSDNPKIYRSDEEVESWAKKDPLKRFRNYLLNKGIITEDSDAKLNETYNQLVLDTFKKVEDSGLETLEEVFGHTYAELTPQLKEQYELLKKQAEAGE; encoded by the coding sequence ATGTTATTTGATGTATACGATCCACTGAAGAAAAAGATGTTTCAGATTTTGGATCAAGAGGGTGCGGTTCTAAATGCGAAAGATGAACCAAACATCCCTAAAGATGTCTTACTCAAAATGTATGAAACCATGACTTTAGGCCGTATTGCAGACTTAAAAGCGGTTCAGTTCCAAAGACAAGGTCGTTTGCTTACCTACGCACCAAACGTCGGTCAAGAAGCTGCACAAATCGGACCGATGGCAGCGTCTACTGACCGTGACTGGTTGGTGCTTGCGTTCCGTGAATTCAACGCGATGTTGTATAAAGGGGTTACCCTTGAACAATACTTCTTGTATTGGTTTGGGAATGAAAAAGGCTCCCATTTCAATGAGGGTGTGAAAGTCTTACCGGTCAACATCCCGATTGGATCACAAATCTCTCACGCGGCTGGTTTAGCCTATGCTGCGAAGATTCAAAAAAAGGACGAAGTTGCGTTTGTTTATATTGGTGATGGAGGTACATCCCACGGCGAATTCCACGAAGGTTTGAACTTTGGTGCGGTTTATAGCGCACCGATGATTGTGGTCATTCAAAACAACCAATGGGCGATTTCAACGCCACGTGCGAAAGCCACCAAAGCGGAAACCCTTGCTCAAAAAGCGATTGCTTATGGTATCCCAGGGATTCAAGTCGATGGGAACGACGTGTTAGCGATGTATGTCGCTGCTCAAGAAGCCATTAAGTTAGCTAAATCCGGCAAAGGACCTGTGTTGATTGAAGCGGTCACTTATCGTATTGGTGCGCATACCACTTCTGACAATCCGAAGATTTACCGTTCGGATGAAGAGGTCGAATCATGGGCAAAGAAAGACCCACTCAAACGTTTTAGAAATTACTTACTCAATAAAGGCATCATCACAGAAGATTCGGATGCGAAACTCAATGAAACCTATAACCAACTCGTATTGGATACCTTTAAAAAAGTGGAAGACAGTGGTTTAGAGACTTTAGAAGAGGTCTTTGGACATACCTATGCAGAACTTACCCCACAACTCAAAGAACAATACGAATTACTCAAGAAACAAGCGGAGGCGGGAGAATAA
- a CDS encoding alpha-ketoacid dehydrogenase subunit beta translates to MAILNVLEAVNKALETEMQKDPTVVVYGEDAGFEGGVFRATAGLQAQFGVDRVFDTPIAEGAIIGSAVGMAINGLKPVVELQFSGFMFPGFNQIATHVARYRNRSRSKYNLPMVIRMPYGGGVKALEHHSESLDTLFAHIPGLKLVIPSTPYDALGLLRSALRDPDPVVFMEPKRIYRAFKQEVPDTDYVVPIGKAKVVKEGKDVTVVAWGAMVREVEAGLALLKEDNISVELIDLRTIAPFDVETIVNSVKKTGRLLVVHEAVKSFGPGAEIISVVNEKAFYHLEAAPRRLTAPDITVPLPRGEHHFMIHPKQIAAEIKSLYAVKA, encoded by the coding sequence ATGGCAATCCTTAATGTATTAGAAGCCGTCAATAAGGCTTTAGAAACCGAAATGCAAAAAGACCCAACGGTCGTTGTTTACGGCGAAGACGCTGGTTTTGAAGGCGGTGTCTTCAGAGCGACCGCTGGTTTACAAGCCCAATTTGGGGTAGACCGTGTATTTGATACCCCAATTGCTGAAGGGGCCATTATTGGTTCTGCTGTCGGGATGGCCATCAATGGCTTGAAACCGGTGGTTGAATTACAATTCTCTGGGTTCATGTTCCCAGGGTTCAATCAAATCGCGACCCATGTTGCGAGATATCGTAACCGTTCTAGAAGTAAATACAATCTTCCGATGGTCATTCGTATGCCATACGGTGGTGGTGTCAAAGCGTTGGAACACCACTCTGAAAGTTTAGATACCTTATTCGCTCACATCCCAGGGTTAAAACTGGTGATTCCATCCACCCCTTATGACGCATTGGGTTTATTAAGAAGTGCTTTACGAGACCCAGACCCGGTTGTTTTCATGGAACCGAAACGCATTTACCGTGCGTTTAAACAAGAAGTGCCGGATACCGATTATGTGGTACCGATTGGTAAAGCAAAAGTCGTTAAAGAAGGTAAAGACGTGACTGTCGTAGCGTGGGGTGCCATGGTGCGTGAAGTCGAAGCTGGATTGGCGTTACTTAAAGAAGACAATATCTCAGTTGAATTGATCGACCTAAGAACCATTGCCCCATTTGATGTCGAAACCATCGTCAACTCGGTGAAAAAGACCGGTCGTTTACTCGTGGTTCATGAAGCGGTCAAATCCTTTGGACCTGGGGCGGAAATCATCTCTGTGGTCAATGAAAAAGCGTTCTATCACTTAGAAGCCGCACCGAGACGCTTAACCGCACCAGACATCACCGTACCACTGCCACGTGGCGAACACCATTTTATGATTCACCCGAAACAAATCGCGGCAGAAATTAAATCGCTTTACGCCGTGAAAGCGTAG